The Vidua chalybeata isolate OUT-0048 chromosome 6, bVidCha1 merged haplotype, whole genome shotgun sequence genome has a segment encoding these proteins:
- the LOC128789971 gene encoding SERTA domain-containing protein 2-like: MLGRGLKRKLSDYEESMAGLSSAFDSSRGLPYPLKRQLVLNMCLTKLQTYKMLVEPNLHRSVLIANTVRQIQEEMRQESNQQPVNICPGIAPASHSYTGMESPGISLQLPSGVGQQESHCCDLRSVEDPIENSLLIVSDDDMSSAISSILKDLDFVEDISPPTCLVPTGDDQPKFPENTGLKLEDDRQDLKGSECVFGSFEISNSTSYLKDLAIDDIFEDIDTSMYDSDFCCPPLMPPRSPSLATEEPLKTFPSCNSSSANNIQICRTDLSELDHIMEILVGS; encoded by the coding sequence ATGTTGGGGAGAGGCCTAAAGCGCAAGCTGAGTGACTATGAGGAGAGCATGGCTGGTCTCTCGAGTGCCTTTGATTCCAGTCGAGGTCTGCCCTACCCGCTCAAGAGGCAGCTGGTGCTCAACATGTGCCTCACCAAGTTACAGACGTACAAAATGCTGGTGGAGCCCAACCTGCACCGCTCCGTGCTCATCGCCAACACCGTGCGGCAGATTCAGGAGGAGATGAGACAAGAGAGCAACCAGCAGCCAGTGAATATCTGCCCTGGCATTGCTCCTGCTTCACACAGCTACACAGGGATGGAGTCACCTGGGATTTCCCTTCAGTTGCCTTCAGGTGTTGGTCAGCAAGAGTCTCACTGCTGTGACCTGCGGTCTGTAGAAGACCCGATTGAAAACAGCCTGCTGATCGTTTCAGACGATGACATGTCATCTGCTATTTCATCTATTCTGAAGGATTTAGACTTTGTAGAAGATATCAGCCCACCTACTTGTCTGGTTCCTACTGGAGATGACCAGCCAAAGTTTCCAGAAAATACTGGTCTGAAACTAGAAGATGACAGACAAGACTTGAAGGGATCTGAATGTGTGTTTGGTTCCTTTGAGATTTCAAATTCAACCAGTTACTTGAAGGATTTGGCAATAGATGACATTTTTGAAGATATTGACACTTCAATGTATGATTCAGACTTCTGTTGCCCTCCCCTGATGCCGCCCAGATCACCATCTCTTGCTACAGAAGAACCATTGAAAACCTTCCCATCTTGTAATTCTTCTTCAGCAAACAACATTCAGATATGTAGAACAGATCTGAGTGAGTTGGACCACATCATGGAAATTCTCGTTGGATCCTGA
- the CDCA4 gene encoding cell division cycle-associated protein 4 isoform X2, whose product MDTMFVRGLKRKCFDGEEDIEGTLAGIKAIPSYNLQRQSLLDMSLVKLQLCHMLVEPNLCRSVLIANTVRQIQEEMTQDGTWQMINTQSTGQASLDRLVSTDILCRSSRDQAEGKHVPAYGTFNKAFESDQAQESSETMSTASAVQAPRNLQSNVWEMENPQENKGNFQKSLDQIFETLENKSPNSVEDLFSEVDNSYYDLDTMLTGMMSNTKMGHCDSLETFSSSTNTASNSNCKSDLNDLDHIVEILVES is encoded by the exons ATG gacACAATGTTTGTGCGAGgattaaagagaaaatgttttgatgGTGAAGAAGATATTGAAGGGACTCTGGCTGGTATTAAAGCTATTCCTTCCTATAATCTCCAGCGGCAGTCACTTTTAGATATGTCCTTGGTTAAACTTCAGCTGTGTCACATGCTGGTCGAACCCAACCTTTGTCGTTCGGTACTTATAGCCAACACGGTACGGCAGATCCAAGAGGAAATGACTCAAGACGGGACTTGGCAGATGATAAATACACAGAGTACAGGGCAGGCATCCCTGGATCGTCTTGTTTCAACAGATATCCTCTGTCGTTCATCTAGGGACCAAGCTGAGGGAAAACATGTTCCAGCCTATGGTACTTTCAATAAGGCCTTTGAGAGTGATCAGGCACAAGAAAGTTCAGAAACTATGTCAACAGCCTCTGCAGTGCAAGCACCAAGAAACCTACAGAGCAACGTGTGGGAAATGGAGAATccacaagaaaataaaggaaacttTCAAAAATCTTTAGATCAAATATTTGAGACACTGGAGAATAAAAGTCCTAATTCTGTTGAAGATCTGTTTTCAGAAGTTGACAATTCTTATTATGATCTTGATACTATGTTAACTGGCATGATGAGCAACACAAAAATGGGACACTGTGATAGCcttgaaacattttcttcttcaacaAATACAGCTTCTAACTCTAATTGTAAATCTGATCTTAATGACCTTGATCATATTGTGGAAATCCTTGTTGAATCCTGA
- the CDCA4 gene encoding cell division cycle-associated protein 4 isoform X1, whose amino-acid sequence MGEEEGLHQTQFLDTMFVRGLKRKCFDGEEDIEGTLAGIKAIPSYNLQRQSLLDMSLVKLQLCHMLVEPNLCRSVLIANTVRQIQEEMTQDGTWQMINTQSTGQASLDRLVSTDILCRSSRDQAEGKHVPAYGTFNKAFESDQAQESSETMSTASAVQAPRNLQSNVWEMENPQENKGNFQKSLDQIFETLENKSPNSVEDLFSEVDNSYYDLDTMLTGMMSNTKMGHCDSLETFSSSTNTASNSNCKSDLNDLDHIVEILVES is encoded by the exons atgggagaagaggaaggactgCATCAAACACAATTCCTG gacACAATGTTTGTGCGAGgattaaagagaaaatgttttgatgGTGAAGAAGATATTGAAGGGACTCTGGCTGGTATTAAAGCTATTCCTTCCTATAATCTCCAGCGGCAGTCACTTTTAGATATGTCCTTGGTTAAACTTCAGCTGTGTCACATGCTGGTCGAACCCAACCTTTGTCGTTCGGTACTTATAGCCAACACGGTACGGCAGATCCAAGAGGAAATGACTCAAGACGGGACTTGGCAGATGATAAATACACAGAGTACAGGGCAGGCATCCCTGGATCGTCTTGTTTCAACAGATATCCTCTGTCGTTCATCTAGGGACCAAGCTGAGGGAAAACATGTTCCAGCCTATGGTACTTTCAATAAGGCCTTTGAGAGTGATCAGGCACAAGAAAGTTCAGAAACTATGTCAACAGCCTCTGCAGTGCAAGCACCAAGAAACCTACAGAGCAACGTGTGGGAAATGGAGAATccacaagaaaataaaggaaacttTCAAAAATCTTTAGATCAAATATTTGAGACACTGGAGAATAAAAGTCCTAATTCTGTTGAAGATCTGTTTTCAGAAGTTGACAATTCTTATTATGATCTTGATACTATGTTAACTGGCATGATGAGCAACACAAAAATGGGACACTGTGATAGCcttgaaacattttcttcttcaacaAATACAGCTTCTAACTCTAATTGTAAATCTGATCTTAATGACCTTGATCATATTGTGGAAATCCTTGTTGAATCCTGA